The genomic stretch GTCAGCACGCCGATGGTGAGTGCGAGCGCGGCCATCAGCGTCTGGGCGGTGATGAGGATGGGCCGCTTGGGGTAACGGTCGGCGAGGACGCCGCCGAACATGCCGAACAACAACATCGGCAGGAACTGCAGCGCGGTCGCCGTGCCGAGCGCCGCCGCGCTGCCGTGGGTGAGATCGAGCACCAGCCAGTCCTGGGCGGTGCGCTGGAGCCAGGTGCCGACGTTGGAGACGGTGCCACCGGCGGCGAACATGCGGTAGTTGTGAATGTGGAGCGACCGGAACATCCCGGTCTTGCGTTGCTCAGGCTCTATATCTTGCTGAGCTTCTCCAGAATCGGAGCGGCCTGCCTGAGGATCGACCTCTCCTCCGGCGAGAGCTCCTTCAGCCGCTGTGTCAGCCACGCCTCCTTGCGGCGCCGCTCCTCCTTCAGCAGCTTCTCGGCGGCCTCGGTCACGGTCACGGTCACCTGGCGCCGGTCGGTCGGATGCGGGGTACGGGCGAGCAGACCGCGTTCCTCGAGCGCCGCGATCACGCGCGTCATCGAGGGCGGCTGCACCTTCTCGAGCTCGGCCAATTCGCCGGGGGTTATCCCGGAATGCCGTTCTACGGCCGCGAGCGTCGCGAACTGTGTGGGCGTCAGCGAGTGCGCCGCCGCCTGCCGTCGTAGGCGCCTGGTCAGCCTTGCGAGCGAAACGCGCAAGGCCGAAGCCAGGCCTGCGTCGCTGCGCAGGTCCATCTTGTGCTGGGTGTTGGTTAGCATGAGTCATTACCTTTGCTAACTATACGGCATAGCAAGATATTTCCCAATCCGTGAGGGTTTGTCTCACCCTTGATACCCCGAAGCCGCCCCACGCGCGCGGGGCGGCTCCAGGCAGATTGCGTGCTCAGAGTCCGAGGAGCGCCCGGATCGGGCCGATCGCGAAGTAGAGCGCGAAGAGGATGGCGACGCCCCACAGCAGCGGGTGAATCTCCCGCGCCTTGCCGCGGACGACCTTGATCAGCACGTAGGCGATGAAACCGGCGCCGATGCCGTTCGAGATCGAATAGGTGAACGGCATGATCACGATGGTGAGGAACGCCGGGATCGAGATCTCGTAGTCGCTCCAGTCGATGTCGCGCACCGCGGTCATCATCAGGAAGCCGACCAGGACCAGTGCGGGGGCGGCGGCCTCGTACGGGACGACCTGGACGAGCGGCGCGAAGAAGATCGCCACCAGGAACAACAGTCCCGTGACGACGCTGGCGAGGCCAGTGCGAGCGCCCTCGCCGACGCCGGCGGCCGACTCGATGTAGGTGGTGTTCGAGGAGACCGAGCCCGCGCCACCAGCCGCCGCGCCCAGCGAGTCGACGAGCAGGATCTCCTTGGTACGCGGCAGCGTCCCGTCCTCCTGGACCAGGTTCGCCTGCCGGCCGACGCCGACGATCGTGCCCATGGTGTCGAAGAAGTCCGTGATGAGCAGCGTGAACACCAGCAGCGCGGCCAGCAGCACATCGACGCGGATGAAGCCGCCGAACGGGTCGAACTCGGTGAACAACACGAACGGGTTGTGGAATCCGAAGATCTGGTCGGGGACGACGGGGCGGTTCAGCTGCCAACCGCCGGGGTTCTCCGCCGAGAAGGTGCCGGCCTTCGCGAGCAGCTCGACGATGATCGCGAGGATGGTCGTGCCGATGATGCCGATGAGGATGGCGCCCTTCACCTTGCGCGCCACCATCGCGGCCGTGGCCAGCAGCCCGATGATGAACACGAAGATCGGCCACGAGGTCAGGCTGCCCGCGATGCCCATCTCCAGCGGCGGCCCGGCGGGCACGCGGCGCACGAAGCCCGCGTCCACGAAGCCGATCAGCGCGATGAACAGCCCGATGCCGACGCTGATGGCGGTCTTGAGCTGGGCCGGGATGGCGTGGAACACCGCCGTCCTGAGCCCGGTCAGCACCAGGACGGCGATGATGACGCCTTCGAGGAAGACCAGGCCCATCGCCTCCTCCCAGGTCATCACCGACGCGATGCTGAAAGTGACGAAGGCGTTCAATCCCAGCCCGGCGGCCATGGCGAAGGGCACCCTGCCGATGACGCCCATGAGGATCGTCATCACACCCGCCACGAAAGCCGTGCCCGCGGCGACCAGCGCCACCTTGGGCGTCGTGCCGTCGCCGATGTACTGGCCGGTCACGTCCTTGCCGGTGGCGATGATGAGGGGGTTCAGCACCACGATGTACGCCATGGTGAAGAACGTGGCCAGGCCGCCGCGGATCTCACGGGAGAATGTCGATCCCCGTGCGGAGATTGCGAAGAATCGATCTATTGCGTTACGAGTGTCGCTCACGACGCGAAGAGTGACAGCATGCGTGAACTGCGAAAAGTGGCAGTGATGAGATCGAGACCCGATTGGAAGCCCGATGAGAAATCTGCTCATCGGACTGTCGCTACGGTCTGGACCAGGCGCAGACGGTGGGGCGGCAGTCCGATGAAGCAGGTTTCTTGTCGGTAGGCTGGATCCGTGAAGCAGGAGTGGCACCCCGATCCCGAGCCGATCAAGACCAATGACGTGGCGGCCGTCGCCGTGGGCACCGCCCTGTGGGCCGTCGCCCTGGTCGTTCTGCTGATCTTCCGCCCCGCCCCGGGGAACGAGTGGTGGATCTGGACGTGCGTGACCGGGATCGGCTTCGGCTTCCTCGGCATGTGGCTGGTGCGCCGCCCCAGGAGCTGACATTCGTCATCTCCTGCGCTTCCCCGAAGTCACCCTCAAGCGGTGTTACCGCCCACTACATCGGCATATCCCCGGGCGACCATGCTTGTCAGCATGAAGAAGCCCATCGCGACATTTCTCCTGGGGGCAGCGGTCCTCACCGGCTGCGGCATCGGCACTGAGTCGGCGGACACCTCCGCCCCCACCGCCAAGAACGCGGGCACGGTCGCGTGGACCAAGTGCACCGATCTGACCGGCCCCGACGGCAAGCCGGTCGCCCCCGGCCCCGGCGTCGAGTGCGGCAAGATCCAGGTGCCGCTCGACCACGCCCAGCCTGACGGCGAGAAGATCGACCTCGCCCTGATCCGGATCAAGGCCGCCGGCGACGACCGCCTCGGCTCGCTCGTCTTCAACTTCGGCGGCCCCGGCGGGTCGGGCGTGGACACGCTGGCCATGGCCGCCAGCGCGTTCGGCAACCTGGGCACCCGGTACGACCTGGTCAGCTTCGACCCGCGCGGCGTCGAGCGCAGCTCCGGCGTCAAGTGCGGCGGCCAGATCGACAAGCTGCTGGAGGCCGAGAACAACGCCGCAGGCGACCGGCTGGCCAAGGAGTTCGCGACGGCCTGCAAGAAGGACTCCGGCAAGATCCTGCCGTACGTA from Nonomuraea polychroma encodes the following:
- a CDS encoding NCS2 family permease: MSRFLIGLPIGSRSHHCHFSQFTHAVTLRVVSDTRNAIDRFFAISARGSTFSREIRGGLATFFTMAYIVVLNPLIIATGKDVTGQYIGDGTTPKVALVAAGTAFVAGVMTILMGVIGRVPFAMAAGLGLNAFVTFSIASVMTWEEAMGLVFLEGVIIAVLVLTGLRTAVFHAIPAQLKTAISVGIGLFIALIGFVDAGFVRRVPAGPPLEMGIAGSLTSWPIFVFIIGLLATAAMVARKVKGAILIGIIGTTILAIIVELLAKAGTFSAENPGGWQLNRPVVPDQIFGFHNPFVLFTEFDPFGGFIRVDVLLAALLVFTLLITDFFDTMGTIVGVGRQANLVQEDGTLPRTKEILLVDSLGAAAGGAGSVSSNTTYIESAAGVGEGARTGLASVVTGLLFLVAIFFAPLVQVVPYEAAAPALVLVGFLMMTAVRDIDWSDYEISIPAFLTIVIMPFTYSISNGIGAGFIAYVLIKVVRGKAREIHPLLWGVAILFALYFAIGPIRALLGL
- a CDS encoding MarR family winged helix-turn-helix transcriptional regulator encodes the protein MLTNTQHKMDLRSDAGLASALRVSLARLTRRLRRQAAAHSLTPTQFATLAAVERHSGITPGELAELEKVQPPSMTRVIAALEERGLLARTPHPTDRRQVTVTVTEAAEKLLKEERRRKEAWLTQRLKELSPEERSILRQAAPILEKLSKI
- a CDS encoding DUF2530 domain-containing protein, with the protein product MKQEWHPDPEPIKTNDVAAVAVGTALWAVALVVLLIFRPAPGNEWWIWTCVTGIGFGFLGMWLVRRPRS